The genomic region CGCCGGGCGAGCTCCTGCCCGCACGCGGCGATCAGGGCGGGGTCGATCTGATGGTTCAGGAAGGCATCCACTTTGATGATGCCGTTCCCCAGATGACGTCCATAACGCCGGATCGCTTCTTTCAACGCTTCCACCGGAAACCTCCCTTTGAAAGGCTTCGTATCGGATTCGGGCCAAGCAGAGATCTTCCAGCCCGGGTGTTCTCCTGGAAGAAGTTTGATCCGAGCCCCGTGGAAGGGCAAGGGGGCCAAGATAAGGAAGCGCGCGGCTCACCGCCGCGGGCGCACGCGGATGAGGCCGAGGATCAGACGGCGGGCGGTCGGATCGGCCCCCTCCCCGCTCACCGGCAGCCGTTCCCCGGTCTCCAGCAGATACATCCCGGCCTCCAGGAGATAGTCCCCGGCGGGCATCTCCGCTGGCAGCCGGAGCACATAGCGATCCCGCAACGGCTGACCGGGGATCCAGTGGGTGGTCGGATACGCCCCCTCCAGGGGAACCTGATCGTCCTGGGCCCACACCGGGTTGCCGGTGGCCGGGTTCCAGGCCTCTCCGATCAGATGGGTGAACACCACATAGGAACGGGGGATCGGACTCTCCGCCTCCCAGTAGAGGTCCAGAAACAGCGTATCCCCCGGCGCCGCCTCCGGTGGATCCCCCTGCTGGACCCCATACAGGCTGTAACCCAGGAAGCGAATCCGATTCCCCAGGCGCGCGGACATCGGACGGGCGATCTCCGAGGGGGAAGGAGGAGGGATCGTCCCCTCCACCCGGAACGCCGGGATCGTCACCGATCCGTCTCCTTCCGCCTCAACCCAGACGACGTAATCTCCCGAAGGCGTGTAAGGGGTGACGGGAAGTTCCAGCGAACCCCGTCGGATCCCTGATCCCGCCGGGACATGGAGCTCCGTCCGAGCGACCCGCTGATCGGGCCTGCGGATCCATTCCACTGTTAAGGAGAGCGGACGGCCAGGCTGCAGGTAAAGGCCGATGCGCATGGTCTCCCCGGGCCGGAACCCACGCCCCACCCGATCGTATCCGAGGAAGATTCCAGACGGATCCTTCAGGCGATGGATTTCGTTCAAGCGGGCCAGGTTCTCCGCGGGGACCGCAGGCTCCTGAGGAGAGGCTACATACAAGATCAGAGCGTTGTGGCCGAAGGGGAACTCCAACACGCGATGAAGATGGGCGTCCAGCCACCGTTCCACCCAGCCCTCGGGGTCCTGGAGGTGGCTTTCCACCCGGGCCAGCCAGATCCGCGGATGGGCCCGAACGATCCCCTCCAGCTCCCCCCCCACCGTGTCCGATCGAACCGGGACAGCCTGCCGGGGGACCGGATACACCGGCGGGAGGCCGTTCGTCCCATCGATCCGCTCGTAGTAATACTGAAACTCCGGCGCGCGGTCCCCGGAGACCAGGATCACGCCATCCCCGGGTCGAGCGTAAACCCGGATCAGGAAGGGAAGAAGGGCCGGATCCGCCCGCCAGTGGCGGTTGGCGTAATACGCTGGGAGCGAGGCCAGCGATAGGCCGAAGGCGCCCAGCGCCAGCACAAGGGCGAAAGGTCGGAGGCGGGGGATGGAGAAAGCCCGGGCGATGGAGAACGCCAGCAAGAGGCTGAAGTAAGGTAGAGCGGGGAGGAAGTAACGCGCCTCCAGGCGGGGCGTATACAGGAAAGACCGGGGGCGGGTGATCAGCCAGACCGCAACGGGCTGGAGAGCCAGCCCGATGCTGAGCAGGGCCAGAGGAAACAGATCCCGTATCCGGCGCGTCGCGCGCACGGCTTCCCGCGCGGCGACGGCGATCCCGGGGAGCATCCCGGCGATCAGAAGCACAGCAGGCCCAGCCCATCGCTCCACATCGGTCGAGATCCCCGTCGTCCAGAGCACCGCGCTCAACTGCAACACGGCGGACCACCCAGGGGGCGGACCGCCCGCCGACCAGGTGGCCATGCGAGGCAAGGCAAAGGCGAGCCACCCGAGCATCAGGAGCGCGAGCGTTCCGTGGGCGAGCAGCCATCGCGGCCAAGCGCGCCGGGGGATGGCCCACAGCAGGCTGAGGCTCTGGGGGATCCAGGCGAAGAGGGCCAGATAGACCGAGAAGAGGGCGATTGAGCTGCTCAGCGCCCACGCGCCCCATATCCGGAAGGAACCCGGTTTGCATGCGACCCGCAACGCAAAGAACGCGGAGAGGGCGATCCCAAGGGCCGCCAGGGCATACATCCGGGTTTCCTGGGACCACCAGATGTGAAAACGGGAGAGACCCAGAAGCCAGAGGGCAAGGAGTTGGACGCCGGGTCCGCCCAGCCGGCGGCCGGCAGCCCCCGCTGCGGCCACGGTGAGGACCCCAAAGGCCACTGATGGGAATCGAGCGGCGAACTCCCCATCCCCCGCCAGCCGGATCCAGGGCCAGAGCAGCGCATAGTAAAGCGGGGGGTGAGTGTCCCGCGCCGTCCCCCAAATCATCTCGGGGAACGGACGGCGGGCCAGCCCGATGGTGAACCCTTCGTCCCACCAGACGTTTGCCTCGCCCAGGCGATGGACGCGCAGGGCGAATGCAACCAGCAACCCCACAAGGGCCAGGACCCGGTATGCCATCGCGCTCTTTAACTCGCCGCTTCGAGAGGAGCTCATGGCAGATCAATTGCTGCAAGTGGAACGACTCGATCTTCTTGAGGGACAAACATGCCCGAGTGGAAATTCACACGCTCGCCGGTATCCGATCGGTAAACCCCTAATCCGATTCGGTAAGCGCCGGGGGATGCTGTCGGAGATATGGGAAGGCGCCGGATATCCTGCACGCTGGCGCCCACGCGCATCCAGCGCGGCGGCAACGTCTTGCCGATGAGATAGCCATCCTCTTGGGCCACCAGACGACCGTCGGGCCCATAGAGGTGAAGGAAAACCGTCCAGTCCTCATGAACCGGAGCACGAAGCGCCCAGGTCGTCAGAACAATCAGCTCCCCTTTTCCCCGCTCCACAGATGCTTCGCACAGAACCAGCGACCCCGGCCCAAAAGATGCCCACTCGAACGGACACGGCCTGCGGCCACCGACTCGCACGAGACGCAAGGATCCCTCCGTTCGATAATCCACTCGGAAAACGGCGTCCGCACGTTGCACGATCTCCGCCATTCCTTCCCAGCCCGGCCAGGATCCCAGCGTCCCATACCGGAAGCGCCACGGTTGCAGAACGTCCGGGAATGAGAGGGCAAGGACCTCCCATGATTCCCCCAGATTAGCGTGCAGGAACGCCCCGATGCCCACATAGTCTGGGATGAGAGGGATCCCTTCGTGGCCGAATGGATAGCGCTCCGATGAGCTGGCCAGCCAACTGGGATAATTGATGAACACAAGCGTAGAACCCGGGGGGACCTCCCGCACCTGTCTCAAGGTTTCCCGGACCAGAGCGCCGCCTGCCTTCAACTGCTCAAGCATGTTCTTTAGGAAAGCGCCATGGGCAAGGGCCACGGCACTGATTCCAACAGCGGCGAGGATCCTCCCCCATGAAGGGCGCCGGGCAAGCCACTGTATCCCCTCCGCCCAGATCCAGGCCGCTCCCGCTGCCCCCAGATACATCAAGCGGGGGCCGTCCATGACATACACGAAGGGTCGCGTCAGCAGCGCCGGAAGCACCGCCAGCCCATACCATCCCACTCCTACCACCCAGACTGATATGTAACCGGACTGATAAAACACAAAAGCCAGCGCCCCCAGGACGATCAGCCCGAGTAAGGCCAGCGCCGCAGACCCGGCCGGCCAGCCAGCGGGGATCGCCTGAGGAAGCGGGGTGATCAGTCCTTGAAGGAAATAAAGCGCGTTCCGTCCCCAATCCGCAACCGGTAGGCCTCGCATCGCCTTTCCGGGCCCAGCAAGGGAAACCCAGAGCGCCAGGGAGGCCATAGGGAGCATTCCATAGATCCAGGCAAAGATCCGAACGCGGGGATCAGTGGCCACAGGGCGCTTACCAGATAACAT from Thermoflexus hugenholtzii JAD2 harbors:
- a CDS encoding glycosyltransferase family 39 protein, which translates into the protein MAYRVLALVGLLVAFALRVHRLGEANVWWDEGFTIGLARRPFPEMIWGTARDTHPPLYYALLWPWIRLAGDGEFAARFPSVAFGVLTVAAAGAAGRRLGGPGVQLLALWLLGLSRFHIWWSQETRMYALAALGIALSAFFALRVACKPGSFRIWGAWALSSSIALFSVYLALFAWIPQSLSLLWAIPRRAWPRWLLAHGTLALLMLGWLAFALPRMATWSAGGPPPGWSAVLQLSAVLWTTGISTDVERWAGPAVLLIAGMLPGIAVAAREAVRATRRIRDLFPLALLSIGLALQPVAVWLITRPRSFLYTPRLEARYFLPALPYFSLLLAFSIARAFSIPRLRPFALVLALGAFGLSLASLPAYYANRHWRADPALLPFLIRVYARPGDGVILVSGDRAPEFQYYYERIDGTNGLPPVYPVPRQAVPVRSDTVGGELEGIVRAHPRIWLARVESHLQDPEGWVERWLDAHLHRVLEFPFGHNALILYVASPQEPAVPAENLARLNEIHRLKDPSGIFLGYDRVGRGFRPGETMRIGLYLQPGRPLSLTVEWIRRPDQRVARTELHVPAGSGIRRGSLELPVTPYTPSGDYVVWVEAEGDGSVTIPAFRVEGTIPPPSPSEIARPMSARLGNRIRFLGYSLYGVQQGDPPEAAPGDTLFLDLYWEAESPIPRSYVVFTHLIGEAWNPATGNPVWAQDDQVPLEGAYPTTHWIPGQPLRDRYVLRLPAEMPAGDYLLEAGMYLLETGERLPVSGEGADPTARRLILGLIRVRPRR